Below is a window of Candidatus Zixiibacteriota bacterium DNA.
CCCGGAAGGACAATGCCCACGGTGTCACTGAGAGCTGAGGCTAGCAGCACGGAGTCTTTTTGAGCCAGCGCGGCGCCGATAATGACAGCTATCGAATCCGCCTCGGCCTTGACAGCGGCCAGTTTGTCGGGCGACTTCGACTGGGCCGCACCGCTCGCATATAGGGCCAGCAGGCAAACCGCAAGCCACTGTGGCTTCAGTCTGTTCTGCAGAATCATGGCGTTTTCTCCAGTCAACTTACGAAATCAAGGACCTAACAATCGTTGGACCGTAAACTCAGGTAGAGACGGCCGGTTTCTATGCTGATACAATTTAGGGTGGGATCCGTTCACGGGCAAGACGTTCCCCGCTGCGGCGGTCCTATTTGTCTCGGCGGGGAGGCCTGATCTTGTCGAGAGCTATCCTCAGCCGGTTGTAGCGTAAGAACCCGATTACAAACGTGGCCAGCCCTACCGGTACGAAAACCCAGCCGATAGTCTCAATAACCGGCGAGTCAAAAAACTTCACGAATGTCACCCCGGCTACAAAGAGGGTCAGCGCGGCCCGGATATAGGCCAGAAAAGTGCTTTGGTTGGCCAGTTTGGTGCGGTCGGTGGCCAGGTAGTCGCGCAATTCCATGCGCTCGTTGTCGACTTTGGCGTAGACGTCTTCGTCAAACCCATTGCGGCGGAACAAGGCGCTCATTCTCCATAAGTAACGATCTCAATCATCCTGGCCAACAACAAACTGAATCAGCCAGAGGTTCACGTAAAGTATCGCGCCCGTCATTCGTGGGGACTGTCCCGGAGCGCCGGGGCGGTCGGTCAGGGTCGAACAACAGCACCTGAAACACGCCCGGGTCCGACTTCCCGATTGGCGGCCAGATTCCGGGAACCCCCGCCTCGGTGAAATGTTCATGAGCACAAGGTAGATACTGTAATGAAGACTCTATTTATCTATTTTAGGCAGCGTGACCATGTTGGAGACTAAACCGGCCGCCGGCACTCACCCGCTGGTTGAAAAATATATCGCCCGCATCCCCGAAGGCCTGCGCGATCTTCTCTCGCCCGGTTCGGAGCAGTACCGGGAGTTTGCCGACGCCCTCAAGGCTTTGCGGCTCAAAGAAGAAGAGCGGTACTATGTCATGGGGATCCAGCGCCGCTACCGGCTTCCGATTCGCCCCAACGAATCGGTCAAGCGTACCATGATCCGCGTGCGCCTCGCTATTTGGAAAAAGCGACGGCAGCCGGAGGCGGACATAGACCCTGAATCTGCGATTCTTGATCTTCTGGGTCCGCTGCCGGTCGATCCCCTGGAGTAACGGGCGCCGCCTGATCGGGCTACAGTAAGGCCTGTGCAATACTCGTGGGGCTGTCGGCCAGGATCGTCCGACAGCACTGG
It encodes the following:
- a CDS encoding DUF202 domain-containing protein; this translates as MSALFRRNGFDEDVYAKVDNERMELRDYLATDRTKLANQSTFLAYIRAALTLFVAGVTFVKFFDSPVIETIGWVFVPVGLATFVIGFLRYNRLRIALDKIRPPRRDK